The Desulfobacterales bacterium nucleotide sequence GGAAAAGGGATACGTATCGTATTCAATTCAGGATACTAACGGCCAAAATTATTTATATACGGGCGCTTTCGACACAGCGAAAGAAGCTGAAAAGTTCTCTGTCGAGTTAAGCGCCAGGGGTATCCGTTCCCTGGTTGTTGAGAGATGAGATGCGGCATAATCCGCCAGTAATATATTAAGGGCTACATTATTGAATAGATACTTATTAAAAAATTTGCCCTTATCCCTCTTCTCCAAAGAGGGGAGTTATTCCTCCCTTTACCAAAAAGAGGTCAGGAGGCTGTCTGGCAACGCCCTGTCTCTCAGGGAGAGGGTCGGGGTGAGGGTGTAACTGAATTTATTCCCCCTCACCTAACCTCTCCCCACTAGGGGGAGAGGAATTAAAGGTTATCGAATAGACTCTTGGGAGGGATTTCAATTTCATGTCGTTATTGTTAATGAAAGGGGGAAATGATGACACTCATAACAATCCGCAGCATGTTGGCATGGTGCAGCGTCATAAACATGGGGTTGCTGATATGGTGGTTTTTAATTTTCTTTTTTGCCCATGACTGGGTTTATCGGTTTCACAGCAAATGGTACCAAATACCGCGGGACAGGTTTGATGCCATTCACTATGCCGGCATCGCATTTTTCAAGATATTGATCCTGATGTTCAACTTGGTGCCGTATTTGGCGTTGCGTATCATCGGTTGAAATAAACATATCATATTAGACGATGAAAAAAATATTTATACAACTATCATTGTGTTTGATTCTATTTTGCCTGATTGCGTCATGCACCTACTCGAAATCAATGCAGGCTCAAGACGACCCGGCAACCAACCCGCTGTCTTCCATGATCGAGTTTTACCAAGGCCCGCTGAATCATCTTTCTGCTGTAAGGAGTGGCGAATGCCCCATGTATCCGTCCGATTCCACCTATAGCCTGCAAAGCATTCAAAAACACGGGCTGATTGCGGGATGGATAATGGCAATGGACCGTTTAATGCGTTGCGGTCGTGATGAAACAAGACTGTCACCAAAAATAATAATTAACGGCAAGTTGAAATATTACGACCCTGTGGAAAAAAACGATTTTTGGTGTAGTGATAAATAACAACATCAATACGTAACAAAAACTATTATACGCAAACGCGGACTGCTATTGGAAGTCCGCGTTTGCGTTTAAATCCCTTTATAGCGGTTGTCAAAAAAACGTTCCGTTATCCCAACGGTTTTTTCTACAACCGCTTATACCGCAATTCATTGTTTCGGAACTTTATTATGGAAAGCGGTATAATTGTGTGTTAAATAAATTAAGAAAAGCGTTATTCCCCTTCAAACTCGGTCAGGGTGAATATCTTGTATCCTTTTATCTGTTCGCGGCCATGCAGATCGGGGAGTTCCACCACAAAGGCACACTCAACGACTTTCCCGCCCAATTCCTCAACCAGTTTAATGGTGGCGGAAACCGTGCCGCCGGTTGCGATGAGATCGTCCACGATCAGGACGCGCTCGCCTTTTTCAATGGCATCCGCGTGCATTTCCAGGGTGTCCTGGCCATACTCGAGGGAGTAGCTTTTGCGGATGGTTTTGGCAGGCAGTTTGCCTTTTTTTCTGACCGGAACCAGGCCGACCTTGAGTTGATACGCCAGGACCGCCCCGAACAAAAATCCCCTGGCATCGATACCGACGACCTTGCTGATATTCATGTCTTTGTAGCGATTGTAGAACGCATCACAGGCGGCCCGGAATGCAGCCGGGTCCTGCAGCAGGGTGGTGATGTCCCGGAACATGACGCCTTTGACCGGCCAGTTGGGTACCGTGCGAATTTTTTCTTTCAGATTCATGCATCATCCTTTCTACGCTATTGTTGGAATAACTTGCAGCAAAAGGTTTTTGACGTTATCGGCGTTGTGGTTGAAAACTTCCAGGATTTCCTCCCAGGTGACGGGGGCCTCATCTTCCTTCCAGCAGTCGTAATCGGTTGACATGGCTATCACGGCGTAAGGGATTCCGGCTTCATTTGCCAGTGCGGCTTCCGGCGCCACCGACATGTTGATGACGTCAGCCCCCCAGAGACGGAACATGTTGGACTCCGCCCGGGTTGAAAAGCGGGGGCCCTCAATGGTAATCATGGTTCCCTTGTTATGCGTTTTATATCCCAGCGCAGTGGATGTTTCAAAGAGCTTTTGCCGGAGCCCGGGATCAAAAGGGTCGGCCATGGCGGTATGCGCGGCGCCGTTTTCAAAGGAATCAAAAAAGGTGGTCTTGCGGTGGCGGGTAAAATCGATAAACTGATCAAGGATTACCAAATCGCCACGGCCTATTTCCTCCCGCAGGCTGCCGCAGGCGGTTGTGGCGATAATATGGGTGACACCCTGTTCTTTGAGGGCGTGAATGTTGGCTCGGTAGTTGACCTGGGAAGGGCTGAACTGGTGTTTGCGTCCGTGCCGGGCGAGGATGGCGACATCCACACCGCCGATTTTACCAAGGGACAGGGGGGCCGAAGGCTCCCCATAAGGCGTGTCGATCTTCAGTTCTGTGGCTCCTTTTAAAATATCCGGGTTGTCCAGTCCGGACCCGCCGACAATTCCAACTTTTACCATGAATAGCTTCCTTTTTGAATCCTCCATTTAGTTTTTTCATTCTCTAAAGGAGTTAAGTTGATTTTTTGATAATGTCCGTTGCTTGTTGCCAGTTGTCCGTTGAAACTGCAAGAATAATATATGGTTTCAAAAAATGCCTCTGGAATAGGTAAAAGTACCTCAGCTGCTGCTTATAGCCGAAATGCATTGCTACTGACAATTGACAACGAACAACGGACGCTACCGATTTTCCTGAGAAAGTATATTAAAATCCCAAACCACAGAATCCCCGGGGAAATCTACAAAGAAATAGTTAGCAAATTAAATCAATTGATGCAATTGCCCCATAAGGCCTTCCAGTTCGGGCCCGCGGAAGCAATATTTCATTTCCAGGAACCGTTTGCGCAGGGTGGTGACTTCTTTTTTAACGTTTTTATTTAATTCGATCACTGCGTGCATCAGCTGCGCCAGCTCTCTAAAGTCGGCCGGCATCATGCCGAAGCGGGTCATTTCAGCCACGCCCATGCGCAATGCACTGGCAGCGGTAAAGCCATCGTCCTCTGACGTGGCCTGGTAATTGACGATGATATTATTTTCTTCCAGGCGGCGGGCTACTTCCGGACCGCGGGCATCACCTACCTGAACGATGACCTGATGGGTCTGGGTGTAGGAAACGGATGGATCACCGGCCACATTAAGACCGCAGTATTTCAGCGCTTTGGCAAGGGCCTGGGCATTTTGGAGGACCTTTTGCTGATAATCGGCTTTGAAATAATTCATCTCGTAGGTCGCCATCAGCAGGCCCAGCAGGGTGCCCAGATGATGATTGCTGACGCTGCCGGGGAACGCACGGCGCTCGATGGTTTCCCAGAACTTGTAGTGAGGGTCGGACTCGGCCATATCTGCAGCGATGATACCTCGCTGGGTTCCGAAAAAGGTCTTGTGAGTCGAGCCGGTCACGATATGGGCGCCTTCTTTGAAAGGTTCCTGAAAATAGGGGCCGCAAAGCCCCAGTACATGGGCCATGTCATACATGATGATGCAGTCGAGGGAAAGGTCATCGACTACGGCCCTGATGGCCGACACCGGTTCGGGATGGAGCATCATGCTTTTGCCAAGGATGATCAGTTCAGGGCGACAGTCTGCGATGATGTTTTGACAGGCGGCCGTATCTATCTGAAAGGGATTTTCCGCCATAACCGGGAAGTTTACCACGGCCGGTTTTTCCGACAGGGGGTCGCGCGCAACAAAGTCGCGCAATGCCCCCATGGGCTGGGCGCTCAGATGGCCGCCTTTGATGATATGATGATTGATGACCCGCTGAATGCGCCGCGGTTCAATTTTGCGGTCAATGCGGTTCAAATAGTCCACCAGCGCACTGAATACGGCAGTATTGGCCATCTGGCCGGAGATCAGACGGGTTTCCACCCTGCTGCACCCCAGAAAGCGGCAAAGCTCGGCCTGCAATAAGTTTTCAGCTTCGGCGATAAAATCCGTTCCCTGGTAGTAAAACACTTCTGCGTCTTTTAATGCGACGATGCGTTTGTGTTCGGCATAGCGTCCGGAAGGGTCCATGATGGACAGCGTTCTGACCAGAGGGGAGGGGGTCTGTTCCGAAGGAATCAGGTTGATGCATTCCTGCCGGCGCCAGCGGGTATTGGCTGCGGTTTTTTTTATTAAAGCCTGAACAGCTGCCGGTGCATGATTTTCCGGTAAGCTTGCGGCGCCGGATACCTCCTGCGCCGGCCACAGGATCGCCCTGGCAAAGGGCGGGGCGTTACTTTTCAAATGGTAGGGGACAACCCGGGCCCCCATTTTTTTGCCTCTGATCTCAATCTGAATGCTGTCTCCCTCGTTAATCCTGCTGTCTATGAGCGCCAAACCGATGGCCCGCAGCCCTTTTTCATCCGTCAGGCAGGATTCGATTCCGTCACCCTCAAATTTCCAGTAGGGCACCATGGTACCACTGGTGACAACCCCCACGTGGGTTGATTGTTGAAACACCCGGCTGCCGGCGCGAGCCACGCCCTTGTCGAGCAAAGCGATGGGCTGGATCCGGCGGGGCAGGGATTCACTCCGGGAATAGTTTCTGTTCATAATTTCTTTCAAGGCTATGAACTGGCTTTCTAAAAACTTGCGGCCGATATAGTTTCCCTTGAGCGGTGAGAAACTGACGGCAAAACGGGATAGATTGGATGCAAAAATCGGTATCTCCCCGCCATCAGGGTCCAGCCCCAGTTCATGTCCATAAAGCGGAAGCCCGGCCTCCAGCCGGAGGGTGTCCCTGGCGCCCAGGCCGATGGGAACAGCGCCCCGCTCCAGAAGCAGGTTCCAGAGCATCAGCGCGTGGCGACGCTCAACGAACAGCTCAAAACAGACCGGTTCACCGGTGTATCCGGTCCTGGCGATAAACACGTCCGCGCCTTTGATGCAGGCCGGGCTGATATAATTTCTGAGGGGTTCCGGCAAACTTCCGGAA carries:
- the gcvT gene encoding glycine cleavage system aminomethyltransferase GcvT, which encodes MTHQTQKTVFFDRHVSLGAEMVDFSGWQMPLQYGPGIVQEHLITRKSAGLFDVSHMGRFRIGASGALGFLQRMLTNNAAALQTGQSQYTLVPNKNGGAIDDAYLYRLAQNEYLLVVNAANRETVWRHLQQALKRSEKVDMRDQTEELTMLGLQGPLSKTILQGVLDSGSLPEPLRNYISPACIKGADVFIARTGYTGEPVCFELFVERRHALMLWNLLLERGAVPIGLGARDTLRLEAGLPLYGHELGLDPDGGEIPIFASNLSRFAVSFSPLKGNYIGRKFLESQFIALKEIMNRNYSRSESLPRRIQPIALLDKGVARAGSRVFQQSTHVGVVTSGTMVPYWKFEGDGIESCLTDEKGLRAIGLALIDSRINEGDSIQIEIRGKKMGARVVPYHLKSNAPPFARAILWPAQEVSGAASLPENHAPAAVQALIKKTAANTRWRRQECINLIPSEQTPSPLVRTLSIMDPSGRYAEHKRIVALKDAEVFYYQGTDFIAEAENLLQAELCRFLGCSRVETRLISGQMANTAVFSALVDYLNRIDRKIEPRRIQRVINHHIIKGGHLSAQPMGALRDFVARDPLSEKPAVVNFPVMAENPFQIDTAACQNIIADCRPELIILGKSMMLHPEPVSAIRAVVDDLSLDCIIMYDMAHVLGLCGPYFQEPFKEGAHIVTGSTHKTFFGTQRGIIAADMAESDPHYKFWETIERRAFPGSVSNHHLGTLLGLLMATYEMNYFKADYQQKVLQNAQALAKALKYCGLNVAGDPSVSYTQTHQVIVQVGDARGPEVARRLEENNIIVNYQATSEDDGFTAASALRMGVAEMTRFGMMPADFRELAQLMHAVIELNKNVKKEVTTLRKRFLEMKYCFRGPELEGLMGQLHQLI
- the mtnP gene encoding S-methyl-5'-thioadenosine phosphorylase, with product MVKVGIVGGSGLDNPDILKGATELKIDTPYGEPSAPLSLGKIGGVDVAILARHGRKHQFSPSQVNYRANIHALKEQGVTHIIATTACGSLREEIGRGDLVILDQFIDFTRHRKTTFFDSFENGAAHTAMADPFDPGLRQKLFETSTALGYKTHNKGTMITIEGPRFSTRAESNMFRLWGADVINMSVAPEAALANEAGIPYAVIAMSTDYDCWKEDEAPVTWEEILEVFNHNADNVKNLLLQVIPTIA
- a CDS encoding adenine phosphoribosyltransferase — protein: MNLKEKIRTVPNWPVKGVMFRDITTLLQDPAAFRAACDAFYNRYKDMNISKVVGIDARGFLFGAVLAYQLKVGLVPVRKKGKLPAKTIRKSYSLEYGQDTLEMHADAIEKGERVLIVDDLIATGGTVSATIKLVEELGGKVVECAFVVELPDLHGREQIKGYKIFTLTEFEGE
- the yidD gene encoding membrane protein insertion efficiency factor YidD, translated to MKKIFIQLSLCLILFCLIASCTYSKSMQAQDDPATNPLSSMIEFYQGPLNHLSAVRSGECPMYPSDSTYSLQSIQKHGLIAGWIMAMDRLMRCGRDETRLSPKIIINGKLKYYDPVEKNDFWCSDK